A single genomic interval of Dromiciops gliroides isolate mDroGli1 chromosome 1, mDroGli1.pri, whole genome shotgun sequence harbors:
- the ZDHHC21 gene encoding palmitoyltransferase ZDHHC21 isoform X2 has protein sequence MGLRIHFVVDPHVFYGIAMFCLVALVRASITDPGRLPENPKIPHGEREFWELCNKCNLMRPKRSHHCSRCGHCVRRMDHHCPWINNCVGEDNHWLFLQLCFYTELLTCYALMFSFCHYYYFLPLKKRNLDLFLVRHELAIMRLAAFMGITMLVGITGLFYTQLIGIITDTTSIEKMSNCCEEISRPRKPWQQTFSEVFGTRWKILWFIPFRQRQPLRVPYHFANHV, from the exons tcttctatGGTATTGCCATGTTTTGTTTGGTGGCCTTAGTGAGAGCCTCAATAACTGATCCAGGAAGACTCCCTGAAAATCCAAAGATTCCACATGGAG aaaggGAATTTTGGGAATTATGTAATAAGTGTAATTTGATGAGACCAAAGCGTTCCCATCACTGCAGCCGATGTGGTCATTGTGTTAGGAGGATGGATCATCATTGCCCATG GATTAATAATTGTGTTGGTGAAGATAATCATTGGCTTTTTCTGCAACTATGTTTCTACACAGAGCTTCTTACTTGCTACGCATTGATGTTTTCTTTCTGCCACTATTACTACTTTCTACCATTAAAAAAGCGCAATTTG GATCTCTTTTTAGTTAGACATGAATTGGCCATAATGAGACTAGCTGCTTTCATGGGGATAACTATGTTAGTTGGAATAACTGGACTCTTTTATACACAACTAATTGGCATCATCACT GATACAACATCTATTGAAAAGATGTCAAATTGTTGTGAAGAAAT ATCGAGGCCCCGAAAGCCATGGCAGCAGACCTTCTCAGAAGTTTTTGGCACTCGTTGGAAGATCCTGTGGTTCATTCCTTTCAGGCAGAGGCAACCACTGAGAGTTCCCTACCACTTTGCCAATCACGTCTAA